ACATCATTAATACAGTACCCAGATGAAGGAGGAAATTCGATTGCTTCAGAAGGACATTCATAATTTTCTTGACCGATATTTTGCAGCAAATGATTGTGAGTTACTAGAACGGCATGAACATTTATTACACGTGCAATTGACGATAGAACTGGATAAACACCTTATGAATCGCCCATTTTATTGGCATTATCAAGAAATGACAGGCGCTGAACCTAATCCTATGAAATTGATGTTAAGAACTGAACAATCAGAGGAGGGCAATAACGAGGGTGAATTTATTCATTTCGGCTCTCCTAGGCTCCACCAAATATTTCAATCTACACAGCAACTAGGGGCATATATTCGACTATATGAAGATGTTGTCCAAAACAACCAATCCTACGTGCCATTAGTACCTTGGCTTGCCTTAAATATTAAAGTGTCTTACCAATGTGACCGCAAAAAAGATTTCCTTCACTCAATCGGGTTAAACCTCATAAATGGGATG
This Pseudalkalibacillus berkeleyi DNA region includes the following protein-coding sequences:
- a CDS encoding YqhG family protein: MLQKDIHNFLDRYFAANDCELLERHEHLLHVQLTIELDKHLMNRPFYWHYQEMTGAEPNPMKLMLRTEQSEEGNNEGEFIHFGSPRLHQIFQSTQQLGAYIRLYEDVVQNNQSYVPLVPWLALNIKVSYQCDRKKDFLHSIGLNLINGMMISEFQSMLESKSLTRKIPDYCYTMSSLIKPVSGIKRIESYIEQTIHSDDPQWSIDARKRWQEDEALLDHFYQDAEVLPESYHVEKQALKDLYEPKVVMKIVNGGMFFLANDTGSHLQ